The Chlamydiales bacterium genome has a segment encoding these proteins:
- a CDS encoding NAAT family transporter: MSLFAVVLSLFFVLNALGNIPLFLGLIGRYDVKRQRKIILREFLIALFILLLFNFCGNTILDLLGISEPIIGIAGGILLFIIALGMIFPKDEKHERPRQEPLIVPLAIPLVAGPGSIATVMVYSENFGSVWLMSVAIILAWLPCLLLVLASSNIKHLLGERGLSACERLGGMLISLVAVQMFASGSIKFVLKTCSSAAS, from the coding sequence ATGTCACTTTTTGCAGTAGTTCTATCGCTCTTCTTCGTCTTAAATGCCCTCGGCAACATCCCGCTCTTTCTCGGACTCATCGGACGGTATGACGTAAAGCGCCAGAGAAAGATTATTTTAAGGGAGTTCTTAATCGCCCTTTTCATCCTTCTTCTATTCAACTTCTGCGGAAATACGATCCTAGATCTTTTGGGCATCTCCGAGCCGATCATTGGCATCGCGGGGGGCATTCTGCTCTTTATCATCGCTCTGGGGATGATCTTCCCTAAAGACGAGAAGCATGAGAGACCTCGACAAGAGCCTCTGATCGTTCCCCTCGCTATCCCCTTAGTGGCGGGACCGGGTTCGATTGCGACTGTAATGGTCTATTCTGAAAACTTCGGATCGGTCTGGCTGATGAGCGTCGCCATTATTCTGGCGTGGCTCCCCTGCCTGCTGCTGGTCCTCGCCTCTTCCAATATTAAACACCTGCTGGGCGAAAGAGGGCTCTCCGCGTGTGAGAGGTTGGGAGGCATGCTTATCAGCCTCGTTGCCGTGCAGATGTTCGCCAGCGGGTCGATAAAGTTTGTGCTCAAGACCTGCAGCAGCGCAGCTTCCTAA
- a CDS encoding amino acid permease — translation MSKIRPLSLFTLAMINVATIGSVKNWPITAEYGLASVFFLVVASLLFFIPTALVAAELATGWPEHGGIFLWVKEAFGHRVGFLAIWLQWIQNVVWYPTILAFISGTLAYAFNPALADNKVYTLVVVLAVFWAATIANLQGMRISGWISSAGTILGTFIPGGLIIVLGVLWLFLGKPLQISLTMDNLIPDMSSIKQIVFFSGIVLSLMGMEMPAVHAKEVQDPQKTFPKAILLSIVIILGLSIPGVLAIAFVVPQSEINLLAGSIQAFASFVKAFDMSWMIPIMAVLIGAGAIASLSTWLVGPSKGLLTAAQTGDLPPFFRKQNKHHMPSGLLIFQGIIVTVITFLFLFMPTLNAAFWFISAIVAQLYLVMYFLMFAAAIKLRYTKPDVKRAYTIPGKKFGIWAVCGIGFLTSVATMVIGFFPPDQIQVGNIYLYLSALAGGVVFFCLGPYIILLFKSPKWVHPRKPE, via the coding sequence ATGTCAAAAATACGCCCCCTCTCCCTCTTTACGCTCGCGATGATTAACGTCGCAACAATTGGAAGCGTGAAAAACTGGCCGATCACTGCTGAATATGGACTCGCATCTGTATTCTTTCTGGTCGTAGCCTCACTCCTCTTCTTTATCCCCACTGCGCTCGTTGCAGCAGAGCTCGCAACCGGTTGGCCTGAACATGGAGGGATCTTTCTCTGGGTAAAGGAGGCCTTTGGCCACCGTGTAGGATTTTTAGCGATCTGGCTTCAGTGGATTCAGAACGTGGTCTGGTATCCCACCATCCTCGCATTTATTTCAGGGACTCTCGCCTATGCATTCAACCCTGCACTTGCAGACAATAAGGTCTATACACTCGTTGTAGTTCTCGCCGTCTTCTGGGCAGCGACCATTGCGAACTTGCAAGGCATGCGCATCTCTGGCTGGATTAGCTCCGCAGGAACGATCCTCGGAACCTTCATTCCTGGCGGACTCATCATCGTTCTCGGTGTTCTCTGGCTATTCCTGGGCAAGCCTCTTCAGATCTCGCTTACAATGGATAACTTGATCCCAGACATGAGCAGCATCAAGCAGATCGTCTTCTTCTCAGGGATCGTTTTGAGTTTGATGGGGATGGAGATGCCGGCCGTGCACGCGAAAGAGGTGCAGGACCCGCAAAAGACCTTTCCAAAAGCGATTCTTCTCTCGATCGTGATTATTCTTGGCCTTTCGATTCCTGGCGTCCTTGCAATCGCCTTCGTTGTCCCACAATCTGAGATCAACCTTCTCGCAGGCTCTATCCAGGCCTTCGCCTCATTCGTAAAGGCGTTTGATATGTCCTGGATGATTCCGATCATGGCCGTCTTAATTGGAGCAGGCGCGATCGCCTCTCTTAGCACCTGGCTTGTCGGACCTAGCAAGGGACTTCTCACTGCCGCGCAAACAGGAGACCTTCCTCCCTTCTTCCGCAAGCAGAACAAGCACCACATGCCCTCAGGCCTACTCATATTTCAGGGGATCATCGTTACGGTGATTACATTCCTCTTCCTCTTTATGCCTACCTTGAATGCGGCATTCTGGTTCATCAGCGCGATCGTAGCTCAGCTCTACCTCGTGATGTACTTCCTGATGTTCGCAGCTGCAATCAAGCTGCGCTACACAAAGCCCGACGTGAAAAGAGCTTATACAATTCCAGGAAAGAAGTTTGGCATCTGGGCCGTCTGCGGCATCGGCTTCCTCACCTCCGTTGCAACGATGGTCATCGGCTTCTTCCCCCCAGACCAGATCCAAGTTGGAAACATCTACCTCTACCTAAGCGCACTCGCCGGAGGCGTCGTCTTCTTCTGCCTAGGACCCTACATCATCCTTCTCTTCAAATCCCCCAAGTGGGTCCACCCCCGCAAACCCGAATAG
- a CDS encoding FAD-binding oxidoreductase yields MKIAIIGAGLCGLAVASALLDSQDVKIDLFDEKGIGGGASGVSCGLVHPYPGEEGKRSLMAMEALSLTRALLDRIPGSTVGLEGVVRVGRDEEETQRLRVAFSRCEDIEESSGSFLIKSGRTVNMPRYLEGLFRMSQERGAALHVKRVENLEELKEYDQIVIAAGAGIKLFSECEPLKVQLIKGQLLTCHYDTSVINLQRSLIGKGYIGLGEGEGRCMLGATYERGYTSSLPDLEVAKQEILTRVGSFFPQVSLFEIDGCRAGIRVARKGHYLPIIRKLKERVWVCTAMGSRGLLYHAFAGKMLAKAILADSESEIYPQFL; encoded by the coding sequence AGTCGCCTCAGCACTTCTGGATAGTCAGGACGTAAAGATCGACCTCTTCGACGAGAAGGGGATCGGCGGCGGTGCGTCCGGAGTCTCTTGTGGTCTTGTGCACCCCTATCCCGGAGAAGAGGGAAAGCGGAGTCTCATGGCTATGGAGGCGCTCTCGCTCACACGCGCTCTTCTCGATCGCATTCCGGGATCGACGGTTGGTCTTGAAGGGGTCGTCCGCGTGGGACGAGATGAAGAGGAGACGCAGAGACTAAGGGTAGCTTTTTCTAGATGTGAAGATATCGAAGAGAGCAGCGGCTCCTTTCTGATTAAGAGCGGTAGAACGGTCAACATGCCGCGCTATTTAGAAGGGCTCTTTCGCATGAGTCAGGAGCGCGGGGCAGCTCTTCACGTGAAAAGAGTGGAAAATCTAGAAGAGCTAAAAGAGTATGATCAGATCGTCATTGCGGCAGGAGCAGGAATAAAGCTCTTTTCTGAGTGCGAGCCGCTAAAAGTGCAGCTGATCAAGGGGCAGCTTCTCACCTGCCACTACGACACTTCTGTTATTAATTTACAGAGAAGCCTGATTGGAAAGGGGTACATTGGCCTTGGTGAAGGGGAGGGGCGCTGCATGCTGGGTGCAACCTACGAGAGGGGCTACACCTCTTCTCTTCCCGACCTAGAAGTGGCAAAGCAGGAGATACTCACGAGAGTGGGCTCTTTTTTTCCGCAGGTCTCGCTGTTTGAGATCGACGGGTGCCGTGCGGGGATACGTGTTGCGAGAAAAGGCCACTACCTGCCCATAATCCGTAAGCTGAAGGAGCGCGTCTGGGTCTGCACAGCGATGGGTTCCAGAGGTCTTCTCTACCACGCATTTGCAGGTAAGATGCTTGCAAAGGCGATTTTAGCAGATAGTGAGAGTGAAATTTACCCACAATTTTTATGA
- the radC gene encoding DNA repair protein RadC — protein MNKQMRDLDLEERPRERLVRHGGQALSLSELLAILLGTGTRDKSVLTLSNELTLKFGGLSGLLDASLEELQEVKGIGEAKAIQLKAAFAIAQKAIGISTASKPFIRTAGEAFVYAKEEIAMQKQEVLLVLLRDVKGRLIHHEKVSVGTLSEVLVHPREVFYPAVKHKAHSLILAHNHPSGDPTPSESDYKLTRVLIQSSRVMGIGLDDHLIVGHNTFVSLREKGFLGNPSISY, from the coding sequence ATGAATAAGCAGATGCGCGATCTAGATTTAGAGGAGAGGCCGCGTGAGAGGCTGGTGCGCCATGGCGGGCAGGCCCTCTCCCTTTCCGAACTTCTGGCCATTCTTTTAGGCACAGGCACGCGCGATAAATCCGTACTCACTCTATCTAACGAGCTAACCTTAAAATTTGGCGGACTCAGCGGCCTTCTGGACGCCTCGCTAGAGGAGCTTCAAGAGGTGAAGGGAATTGGAGAGGCGAAGGCGATTCAGCTTAAAGCCGCTTTTGCCATCGCACAAAAAGCGATCGGCATCTCTACAGCTTCAAAACCATTCATCCGCACAGCAGGCGAGGCCTTTGTTTATGCAAAAGAGGAGATCGCCATGCAGAAGCAGGAGGTGCTGCTTGTTCTTCTTCGAGATGTGAAGGGGAGGCTGATCCACCATGAGAAGGTCTCAGTGGGAACCCTCTCTGAAGTTCTCGTCCATCCAAGGGAGGTCTTCTATCCTGCGGTTAAGCATAAGGCCCACAGCCTGATTCTCGCGCACAACCACCCGAGTGGCGATCCCACGCCTTCAGAGAGCGACTATAAGCTGACTAGAGTTCTCATCCAATCTAGCCGCGTGATGGGGATCGGCCTTGACGACCATCTCATCGTCGGCCACAACACCTTCGTCTCGCTTCGAGAGAAGGGCTTTCTAGGAAACCCCTCAATCTCTTACTAG
- the hflX gene encoding GTPase HflX, whose protein sequence is MKPKENKPPDSDLPNLKRYSTALLIASFRSGSVRSEPEEYLAELERLCETFGLQALDKIACPIKKIDAATFLGSGKLEELLLRADELHADVILFDDEISPQQQRNLEKIFQRPVLDRTELIIEVFAQRAQTREARLQVELAKIRYQIPRLKRLWTHLERQVSGAGGATKGPGEKQIELDRRMLDHRIVRLEKELKDVASHRETQRSARVRSGIPTFAIVGYTNAGKSTLLKALTNAEVLVEDKLFATLDTTTRKFTLPNKQEILLIDTVGFIRKIPHTLVAAFKSTLEEAVHTDILLHLIDASSPTAEDQTEATFKVLKELNALDHPVITVLNKIDQCNNPVLLQKLRIKYPKTVQISALHQVGFDQLLEIMTQEISNLRKKLKLKIPQSHYALVSELMKEGRVISSEYEENDILLEIEIPARLEYKVQPFRIE, encoded by the coding sequence ATGAAACCGAAAGAAAACAAGCCGCCCGATTCCGACCTTCCTAATTTAAAGCGCTACAGCACTGCTCTTCTTATCGCCTCTTTTAGATCGGGAAGTGTGCGCAGCGAACCCGAAGAGTATTTAGCAGAGCTCGAGAGGCTCTGTGAGACCTTTGGACTGCAGGCTTTAGATAAGATCGCCTGTCCCATCAAAAAAATCGATGCTGCAACTTTTCTCGGTTCTGGAAAGCTTGAAGAGCTGCTTCTGCGTGCAGATGAGCTTCATGCCGACGTCATCCTTTTCGACGATGAGATCAGCCCGCAGCAGCAGCGCAATCTTGAAAAGATCTTTCAAAGGCCCGTTCTCGATCGAACAGAACTTATCATCGAGGTCTTTGCGCAGCGAGCTCAAACGCGAGAGGCGCGCCTGCAGGTGGAACTTGCTAAGATCCGCTACCAGATTCCTCGGCTTAAAAGGTTGTGGACCCACTTAGAAAGACAAGTCTCGGGTGCTGGCGGTGCAACAAAGGGCCCTGGTGAGAAGCAGATCGAACTCGATCGAAGAATGCTCGATCATAGAATCGTCCGTCTTGAGAAGGAGCTCAAAGATGTCGCATCGCATAGAGAGACGCAGCGCAGTGCAAGAGTGCGCTCGGGCATTCCCACGTTTGCGATTGTCGGATATACGAATGCGGGCAAGTCGACTCTTTTGAAAGCGCTTACAAACGCCGAAGTGCTCGTAGAAGATAAGCTCTTTGCAACGCTTGATACGACGACGCGTAAGTTCACACTGCCCAACAAGCAGGAGATCCTGCTCATCGATACGGTGGGCTTCATTAGAAAAATTCCTCACACACTCGTCGCCGCTTTTAAAAGCACGCTTGAAGAGGCTGTGCACACGGATATTCTACTCCATCTCATCGACGCGAGCTCTCCTACTGCGGAAGATCAAACAGAGGCCACCTTCAAAGTGTTAAAAGAGCTGAATGCTCTAGATCACCCTGTAATCACAGTGCTTAACAAGATCGACCAGTGCAACAATCCCGTTCTCCTTCAGAAGCTGCGCATCAAATACCCCAAAACGGTCCAGATCTCGGCGCTTCATCAGGTGGGCTTCGATCAGCTCCTTGAGATCATGACACAGGAGATCTCCAACTTGCGCAAGAAGCTCAAGTTGAAGATCCCTCAGAGCCACTACGCTCTTGTGAGCGAGCTGATGAAAGAGGGGCGCGTCATTAGCAGCGAGTATGAGGAGAATGACATTCTTCTAGAGATAGAGATTCCAGCCCGCCTTGAGTACAAAGTGCAACCTTTTCGCATAGAATAG
- a CDS encoding MBL fold metallo-hydrolase gives MNNELLFLGTGASAGVPVIGCRCKVCTSTSACNKRLRPSLLIKAEGKTFIIDVGPDFREQALKYKIEHLDGVLLTHSHYDHIGGIDDLRAYYFLQKKRMPCLLSQETFDELKVRYYYMMKPMKDGHGISAQLDFFVLEKEDGEVEFEGVKWQYMSYIQADMKVTGFRLGSMAYVSDIRKYEEGLFHSLKGVDLLILSALRSEPTHMHFSIEEAVAFSKKVGAKQTWLTHISHDLDHEEVSQKLPHNVRLSYDGLQISF, from the coding sequence ATGAATAATGAACTGCTTTTTTTAGGAACGGGGGCCTCTGCTGGCGTGCCGGTTATTGGCTGCCGGTGCAAGGTGTGCACCTCGACATCTGCCTGCAACAAGCGTTTAAGACCTTCGCTGCTGATCAAGGCCGAGGGCAAGACCTTTATTATCGATGTTGGTCCCGACTTCCGCGAGCAGGCCTTGAAGTATAAGATCGAGCACTTAGATGGGGTCCTGTTAACTCACTCTCACTACGACCATATCGGAGGGATCGATGATCTGCGCGCCTACTATTTTCTGCAGAAAAAACGGATGCCCTGCCTGCTTTCACAAGAGACATTCGACGAGTTGAAGGTGCGCTACTACTACATGATGAAGCCGATGAAAGATGGCCATGGGATCTCTGCTCAGCTCGATTTTTTTGTGCTTGAGAAAGAGGATGGAGAGGTCGAGTTTGAAGGTGTGAAGTGGCAGTACATGAGCTATATCCAGGCCGATATGAAGGTAACGGGATTTCGGCTAGGGAGCATGGCCTACGTTTCTGATATTCGCAAGTATGAAGAGGGGCTCTTCCACTCGCTAAAGGGAGTCGATCTACTCATCTTAAGCGCTCTACGCAGCGAGCCTACCCACATGCATTTTAGCATAGAGGAGGCGGTCGCTTTTTCTAAAAAAGTTGGGGCCAAACAGACCTGGCTGACTCACATCTCTCATGATTTAGACCATGAAGAGGTGAGCCAAAAGCTCCCACACAATGTCCGCTTAAGCTATGATGGCCTCCAAATCTCATTTTAA
- the mtaB gene encoding tRNA (N(6)-L-threonylcarbamoyladenosine(37)-C(2))-methylthiotransferase MtaB produces the protein MIDKKRFKVVALGCRTNQYEAAAYVSQLQKLGYEEAKEGEEAELCIVNTCTVTESADSSSRHQIRQLSRLHPDAKLVVTGCLAERLPQEIGQIPNVDLVVSNKQKESLLSLALPDQELPEFEISHFPAHTRAFVKVQDGCNSFCTYCIIPYVRGRSRSRRLEDIMREVNGLIQNGYKEVVLTGINIGDFDGAPAEGEERVRLSTLVSSVDAVEGIKRVRISSIDPDEVDDELLQAVIGGKRTCPSMHVVLQSGSNVVLKRMNRKYTRQDFIQCVEKLRKARPDFTFTTDIIVGFPGETEKDFEETLEVMEEVKFAKVHMFPYSERARTRAALFTNKVPPDVIQERKQRVLRLAEKHAFELRENYIGKEVQVLLESDRETLPGYLEGHTENFLPVFVPSAGLRANDLVTVRCVQNHPQGLIGSRD, from the coding sequence ATGATTGATAAGAAAAGATTTAAGGTGGTCGCCCTCGGCTGCCGCACCAACCAGTATGAAGCTGCGGCCTATGTCTCCCAGCTTCAGAAGCTCGGCTATGAAGAGGCCAAGGAAGGGGAGGAGGCGGAGCTGTGCATCGTCAACACCTGCACTGTCACAGAGTCGGCAGATAGCTCTAGCCGCCACCAGATCAGGCAGCTTTCGCGCCTCCACCCCGATGCTAAGCTAGTCGTCACAGGCTGTTTAGCCGAGCGCCTGCCCCAAGAGATTGGTCAGATCCCCAACGTCGATCTGGTCGTCTCCAACAAGCAGAAAGAGTCGCTGCTCTCGCTGGCTCTTCCAGACCAGGAGCTTCCCGAGTTTGAGATCAGCCACTTTCCCGCTCACACACGCGCCTTTGTAAAAGTTCAGGATGGGTGCAACTCCTTCTGTACCTACTGCATCATCCCCTACGTCAGGGGCAGGTCGCGCTCTCGCAGGCTTGAAGATATCATGAGAGAGGTGAATGGGCTTATTCAGAATGGCTACAAAGAGGTTGTGCTCACCGGCATCAACATCGGCGATTTTGATGGCGCCCCCGCTGAGGGAGAAGAGCGCGTGCGCCTTTCAACGCTTGTAAGTTCTGTGGACGCTGTAGAGGGAATTAAGAGGGTGCGCATCTCTTCGATCGACCCCGATGAGGTCGACGACGAGCTTTTGCAAGCCGTCATCGGTGGAAAGAGGACCTGTCCCTCCATGCACGTTGTTCTGCAGTCGGGTTCAAACGTCGTCTTGAAACGCATGAATCGCAAGTACACGCGGCAAGATTTTATCCAGTGCGTAGAAAAGCTTAGGAAGGCGCGCCCAGACTTTACTTTTACAACCGACATCATCGTAGGTTTTCCTGGGGAGACAGAAAAAGACTTCGAAGAGACTCTTGAGGTGATGGAAGAGGTGAAGTTCGCAAAGGTGCATATGTTCCCTTACAGCGAGAGAGCCCGCACTAGAGCCGCCCTCTTTACGAACAAAGTTCCCCCTGATGTGATTCAAGAGCGCAAACAGAGGGTTTTAAGACTCGCTGAGAAGCATGCTTTTGAGTTGAGAGAGAATTACATTGGAAAAGAGGTGCAGGTCCTTCTGGAGAGCGACCGTGAGACCCTTCCCGGTTATCTCGAGGGGCACACAGAGAATTTTCTTCCCGTCTTCGTTCCTTCTGCCGGGCTACGAGCGAACGATCTCGTTACAGTCCGCTGCGTTCAAAACCATCCACAAGGATTAATAGGAAGCCGTGATTAA